Genomic window (bacterium):
GCCAAAGACAACCGCTTCTGCCAGTACCACCTCGAACAACAAATTCTGTTGTTCATCGTATTCCTGATCGGCGGCGTATTGTCGATCGTTCTGGTCGGCTATTTGATCCAATTATTTGGTTTCGTATTGTGGGTTATCGGAATTATCAATGCAGCGCAAGGAAAAGTTGCCGCGTTGCCAGTGATTGGTCAATACGGTGAAAAACTCAACATGGTCAAGTAATGATCGGTTTTTTTAAAGCCTTGACTGACGAAGAAAAAGGGAAATTGAAATATATTTCCCTTTTCTTCTATTGACTCAAATGTAAAATGATATGATGAAAAAAATCGTACTTTATACTGCTGTTTTATCCAATATAATTGCTTTAGTTTATACCATACTGCTTATATTTCCACAGCCATTATTTTCAAACGAAGTCCAAATTAAAAATTTTCAGATATATTCCCATCAGGCTATATCGGTGGAAAAAATAATCGACAATGTTGACAAACAATTAAAAAAAATCCGAGATTTCGATGAAAACGACACTTACACCATTTTCTTTTGTGACTCCTATTTTGAGTATTTGATGCTGTATCCAATAGGTCCAAATTCTTTTGGTTCGACCAGCCCGTTGACGAATTATATTGTTCTTTCAGTCGCCGATTGGAATGAAGAAACAATCGTCGCTCGCAATTCACTTTCCATGAAGATCAAATCGGTATTGACACATGAAATCGGACATGTTTTAATTGACAAAAAATTCGGTAAGATTAGAAGTTTGTCTATTCCAAAATGGAAAGAGGAAGGCTATTGCGATTTCATCTCCAAAGATAGTTCTTTCGATATTAAAAAGGGAATTGCCCTGCTGAAGGCCAATCAACGAGAGGATTCTTATTCTTTCAAATATTTTGAATACAGGTTATGTGTGACTTATTTGTTTGAAATTGAAAAAGTAAATATGGAAACTTTCTTTGAAGGTGAGTATGATTTTGAGACTGTAAAAGCTAAAGCTCTGAAAGCAGTTCTTAATCAACAAATACAATTATAATCAATGTTAATTCTCAACAATACATTAACGGCCGACGATAAAGTAAAATTGAAATATATTTCCCTTTTCTTCTTTGTTTTAGCTGTCAGTCTTCTTGTGGAACCTTTTGAAAAAGGTCGATTCGAAATTTGTATTTTTAAAAACCTGACGAATTTACCCTGTCCGGGTTGCGGTTTCACTCGAAGTTTCGTTTATCTCGCTCACGGCGATCTCTGGAATTCACTGCGAATGAATCCGTTTGGCATTATTGTTTTTGGGTTTTGGGCGTGGGTGACGATAAAAGATTTGATATGGATTTTCTGGAGAAAATCTTTTCCTTTTTTGCCGGACCCGATTTGGTCTAAATCAAAAACCG
Coding sequences:
- a CDS encoding DUF2752 domain-containing protein produces the protein MLILNNTLTADDKVKLKYISLFFFVLAVSLLVEPFEKGRFEICIFKNLTNLPCPGCGFTRSFVYLAHGDLWNSLRMNPFGIIVFGFWAWVTIKDLIWIFWRKSFPFLPDPIWSKSKTGFILALLVFGIIRMATHFDEFQPMPIVQHLLAIL